TTAGCTAATATACTTCAAAAAGGGACAAATAAGCCATTGTACTTTTAAGAGTTAGGGCCAAATTAGCCATCAATACTTTAAAAAGACATATGCAACTATGTGAGGTTCATCTGATCTGAATTTGAGGTTTGATTTAGGTGTTTGCGACTATGTGGGGTtattttcattgaaaaaaaagttaatattgctaatataattaaaaacattattCGACGGCTTTAAGAAAGCATCTACTATAATGGCTAACATGGCATTGGTTCTAAAAGTGTAGTAACTTATTTGGCACTTTGTAATGTGCAGTGCAAAATTGGCGCTTTAACTCAATGTgttaataccccaagagcccagagaatggtagtatatattgagaataagtaagaaaggaaacagcaccagttggataccttttgggctgaatgtaggcatggaactctcgggttaagcgtgcttgagctggggtagctcaaggatgggtgaccccttgggaagttcgcgtaggcccattagggtaagttgttccgatccttcctatcgctcgatgcaagatgttacaatgtgtgtgtgtaaatataaAACATCAAACTTAAGAAAGTTTCTATGTTCTAAAAGTGAAACTTTGTTCCTCAATAAGAGTTATGCTTGTTGAAAGTGTTGCGGGTTTAATCCTCAATGGGATTTCCTTACCCAACAACAAATTCTCAGTAGTCCACACTTTCATTCACTAAGTTAAAACAAACTCACATACACCATTGCATCAATGAGTacgtaggcaaagaactccattGCAAAATGACCTTTGTGGCTTCAAAACAAGGATGTTAGACGTGGAAAAAATAACCTTTTACAACCTATAAAACAACTAATGAAATAGcataacatcccacatcgagcgataggaaggaccagaacaacttatcctgatgggcttacacgaacttcccagagggtcacccatccttgagttttctcagctcaagcacgcttaacctaggagttctttgcctacgttcagcccaaaaggtatccagttgatattgtttccttccttacttattcttgatatatacaatccttctctaggctcttggggtattacaccctCTCCCATTTGAGCACATgactcgtcatgcgaccttacaattggtcccagatcttctcccctttgggggctgccatcctagaagcttgccagaagccgctccttgtacaagccctcgagccccggcgccactccctgCCCTCATCGGACTGCCTTCACTAAAGGTTGactctaataccacctgtaacgtcccgcatcgagcgataggaaggaccggaataacttaccctgatcagcctacgcgaacttcccaaagGGTTACACATCCTTGAGcttagctcaagcacgcttaacctgggAGTTTATTGtctacatttagcccaaaaggtatacggctggtgttgtttccttccttatttatcctcgatatatactaccattctctaggctcttggagtattacatAAACACTTTTTTTGGACCAAAAAACCAAATCTTTCTTAACTGTTATGAAACTATTTAGATATCCAAAGTACATTTATGATTGTTCCCAAATCCAGATGAGGTAATCAGCCAATAAGAAAAGCCCAAGCCATAATCTAGATGGAGAAAAACATTTAATTTCAAACACAACATATGTTGTTCATGGGCTATAATatatttgtctttatttatgGAGTTGGGccttttaatttattcatttttctttctctgtgACAATAAAGTATTCCTTGCTTTATTGGAATTAATATCGTTATGTTTGCATTTTATTACAGAGGAATCTGAGACAAACCAGTTTTGTCTTAGTAGTTGAGTGTACTATATATCTGTAATATTTTTACGAGTTAATGAATTTCTTAGttttcactcttttttttttctttaatattagGATAACTTGATGGACAAAAGttggataaaattaaagaataaattttgtCATGCTTACAGTGTtcaaaaacgcgctaggcgctagtcgggcgctaggctggggcctagtgcctaggcggggcctaggcggcgactaggaaaaatgattttttttttttctaaaaaccttttgatgtaatttgatattattttcaggtaaatcaaagttgaaaagacaagtgaaataatgaaattaagactcagaaaataaactattatattagttataagttcaagaaggtagaagtagcaataatacaacataaaccatatccgaagaatctaagtctaactatctaattggtcttcttcctctccatattcttccagTACACAATCTTTatcggactcaaaatcaaattcattgatttcttgctcatcttcttcttctgattgaaaatcatcttcatgaagctctctcatcctagaacttcttcgagcttgaagcatctcgtctactcccgatgcttcaccaaccacttcccaagtgagccccgtaccaggctcaacttcttcttcatcttctccatcaacgatccatccttgtgcattactagcatcactagcaagtagcacatcaacattcctttccttctcccttttgtgcttgttcatcaatttcgcattaaattgaacacagactagattgttcaatcgattcacgtctagtctatttcttttcttcgtatgtatctacataaataaaataaaagcaatatcaatataaatgataattaaataaggataactaattgatagtaaataaatataattcatatatacactAACCCTTTCAAAAGTGCtacaatttctttcacaaccggatGAACTAGTGGTTAACGAGAGAATATTTctcgccattcgttgcaagtttggagtttgatttccataagtcatccaccttgtaactacataggtcaaacaagtatgaagtaaacaaatttaatttatacactaatataaaatagaaaggattaaaggaattttatacctgaattataattgtcatcatttttcgcacacccttgagttgcccacgattttccaaaagctccatctttacgagtatactttggcaactcaacatttataacatggCCTTGTAATTCACCATcataatgataaaacatctccacacagttaaaaagcccatccatcacttcattatcaagttgtatatccatatccttgaaaaagtagtatggattcaaaaggtaagctgcaaaatgtagtggactatgtagcctatcttttacccttacttcaataatctccataataggcttataattcttttcaagattatttaaagcctccttaatatcttcctttgcttgcttaatctctccaCATAAAAAGCCCATAAAAGGCTTTCtatctgcatcaacaattcgaagcacattcaccaaaggtgcaaaaaccttaagtcatatagtcacaccattccaaaaagcaatgctcatcacagtagcataGGCTTCTTTCCCTTTAACAATCTTCGACCATTTGCACTCCTCCCATTTAGAGCTGGTAAACATTGCCCTTAGTTgggcctttttctccatcaaactctgtAAAGTCAAGAAATCAGAAGCGAATCTAGTGACTCTtggtctcactatatccctcttcttcgtaaatgacctcattaaggacaaggtcttatggtgtgcataaatgaagattgtgaaactcttagcctgatcaatgactttcttatactttggcagttttccaatactttcaagtatcaaattgatggtgtgagtagcacatgaggtccaaaagatatttggcctcttcaccttcaataaTTTTACTGCTCCCATATTATTGGCAGCATTGTTGGTTACTACTTGGATGAcgttttgtggcccaacttgctcaatgcacttatccacatactcaaagataAGTTCACTTATATGTGCTTTATCTGAAGACTCtctagaagaaaggaaagcagtacctgcattagaattaacacataggttcatgatgctcctcttttttctatctgtccaagcatctgtcataatAGAGCACCCAGttcgtgcccactcttcttcatgcttcttcaatGACTCTTTTATTCTGTCAACTTCCCCCTTTAATAACGGTTCCTTCAATTGGTATTGACTAGGAGGTTTGAAGCCCGGCCCAAATTGATcaaccgcctcaacaaacaatttgaagctatcattgTCAATcgcattgaaaggtataccagcttcatacacccatctagcacaatattcacgaacagactgtgttctctctttaaatagtgCTTCACTAATAATTTGTTGCCTTTGGGTCATTCTTGCACTCAAACAAGTTTTAGGACTGATGGAGCTAgcaaacttatccatagggCCAAGAGTACGGGACGTTTTTCTGCGACCTAACTCTtacaattcatcttcatcatccccttccacTCTTTCAGAGATATTAATAgttgatctcatcaaatcttcctccttcttcttatttttcctcttattctttgTCTCGACAATAACATTCTTACGTTTGGCTTGATCagttggagaagattttggacatgcagaaacatttctagaaatgtggccaatgtgttcttttactctgtaaacacctccagacataattttaccacacaacttacatttaattttatccatattcttctgatcaattaacattccatactcccatccgacatcatttgacttccttttaagaattgaggaGGCCTCGGACGATGCTCTCGTACTTCCAATCCTATATGAATCATTCATttcacttcccattttcttgtttttccttgagtattgaataatatacattgaaatttaattaaaactcatCTAATGAAATCAACAGCTGCTGCAGTAACGAAGCAACAAGTTGAAGCAGCAAGTTGCTGTTGCTTGCTGCTTGTTGAAGCAAGCAATACGCAAGTGAGCAACGAGCAGCTTTGCGTTGCTGCTTGCTGCTGCGTTGCTGCAGCAACACAAGCTTGCGTTggcggaggaagatggataGTTGGATACATACCGCAGCAAGACGCGATCGGCGACGAGAGAGAACAACCAACAGGTGGGTCGACAGCAAGGTCGGCAGCAACGAGAGAGcaagaccaagagaagagatcaaTGGCGACGGCGAACGACCAAGAGAATAtcgaaggcgagagagagagagaggagccgcGATGAAcacaaccagagagagaaagggaaaggggaaatagagaaagggagggggaaATAAGGTCAGCCCAAGACGCGCACAACCTAGGTGGCCCAAGTCGTGCGCGACCCAAGCAGCCGCCTAGGCGGTTAGGCGCCGCCTGGTCTGCCTAGGCGGCACTGCGGCCCAATTAGTCGGCCATGGCGCATAGGGCTACCGAGTAGCCCTAAATCGCTGCGGCCGGTTGCCACTCAACGCCTAGGCGTCGCCTAGGCCGAATTTTTGAACACTGCATGCATACATTCAAGGGGTTCAACATTTCTTAGATGTTGCAAAATATCATGTTAACTCCATTGGTAAGATCCGATGCCCATGTCAAAACTGTAACAATTGTATCCTGAAAAGTTTAACAGAAGTCGAAcaagatatttttctttatgggATGCTGGAAAACTATACTCAATGGATACATCATGGTGAGCCTTTCAATTAGATAATGTTAATCAATGTGGTGATTCATATGATGGAAGTCATTCTGATGATCAAGTTCATGATCAGGATAATGATGTTCAAAGAATGTTGAATGACATGCATAGAGGAAACCTTATGGAAGGTAATGTAGAGGAAATTTCTAATACCCATGGCACATGTATGTCTAACAGAGATGTTTAGAAATTTACTAGATTATTGAATGATGCTGAATGTGAACTTTATCCTGgtcatagttctgaaaggcgcgaggcgtaGCGAGGCGTAaaaggtcctggagcctgaggcgcgaggcgcgcctttgcgaagcgaggcgcaccttttaggaaaaaaactcaaaatcttgtaaaatcataaacaactatcaaattatcaataataacacattcatatcattcatgattcattatcttcaaattctataaactaacaacatcaaagttaattcattcatcatgcaaattctaaactagaaacatcatcaaagttcaaacttaaagtcttaaactttaccaagtaccaattataatgcaaagttctaaacaaacacataaacattacaagtccacaatcaatataaaaaagttttttaatcaatcatcatcaaggagatcatcaacatcaaggtcaatatcttcatcatccccttcaatcaccccttcatcttcttcttcatctctcaattcttctccctcttccaagtcttcatcatcttcggtccctgcctcactttcctcctcttcaatctcttgagtTACTCGCCGCTTTGAAGTCGAAGCCGAAGCCGAAGTTGATCCcaattgtgatcgagtttgtttagtTCTAAATTGATAACTAGGCTCTCCAACTCCTGCAGCCGCAGCAACATTACTCCATGTCAACCCATCCCCAATGTCATCTGgaaaaacagtttcatcatctttatcattctcctcatcaagttttccagtcaaccattcattgctttcatcaatgtcagtcaatatgatagggtcaatggtatcacgcatttgatatcgacgcctcaatgctctattgtatttcacaaacaccaagtcgtttaaacgaagttgatcaagcctgtttctccgtttagtatgaagctgcaacaatttatgcaaaaacatactaagaataagttacatgaaataaaccaactactaataaaaattgtaagtgtatatgtacaatgcacttacattttcaaacacactccaattacgttcacacccagatgaactacaagtcaagctaagaattttaattgcaaatttttgcaacgtgggtgttgacattccatatgaagcccaccattcagctgtccaataaaattcatgggttagttattatctattatctagaatgattatatatataatgtaatatatatatatgtacctggTGATTTCTCAGCTCTCTTTCTAATAGCCATATAGTTTCCAAAGAACCCATCTGCATTGTTATACATCGAAAGCTCAGCATCAATTTGGTCTTGAACCTTTATATCtggatttaactttctaatgcattcatataagcCATTCATGATCTCTGGATCTATATGTTCAGCCTTGTAGAAATATTCTGGGTTCAAGTACCAACCAGCTGCGTGCAAGGGGCGATGAAGCTGAACATCCCATCGATTATCAATAATCTGAAAAATGGgtgcatacttcttttcatccccattaaaagagttagcaatcgcttctttggccctatccatggcctcatatatgtatcccatagcaggtttcttctcaccatccactaagcgcaatacacgcaccaatggaccagccacctttaaagcaaatacaacattgttccaaaatgaaggcatcaaaatcacttctacaacctttttagcccccgcttcttttacccacttgcttgtcatccactcctcggaggtaaacatccttctaaggttgcttttcagactatgcatcctacccaaagtgataaaggcagttgcaaaccgtgtttttgcaggcctcaacaactctttcttgtCAGTAAACCTTCTAAGCATGTTTACTAGACCCGAACGAGTATAGATATAGCTATTCACCATAACAGCtctctcaaatgtcttcttcatattaggcaacttgaaaatatcttccaacattaaatccaaacagtgcgctgcacatggtgtccaaaacaacgtaggatattttgcctccaaaaatcttcctgttattatttagagtgaaattaacaagatattagtaaataataaatatctaatgaatattcaaattgttctatttataaacataatacaaattacaaaaataaatttcatacctgctaaaacattgtttgaagcactatcggtgaccacttgcaccacatttcttactccaatcttttccacacatttacttaataattgaaacatcttttccccagtctttgaatagctagaaccatcaacagactccaagaacatacttcctttaggagaattgactaaaaagttaatcaatgtcctttccctcttgtctttccatccatctgacaaaatggaacatccatatttggcccacgcctcttcatgatctttcatcATTTCACGAGTGGCTTCCACCTCTTGTTTGAGAAGAGGAACCCTGACTTCATGGTAACTAGGCGGCTTCACACCCGGACCATACTGACCAACTGCttctataaatactttaaaactgtcatatgtcactgcattgaatggaatgcctgcatcatacatccatcgtgcaaagcttctacaaactcgagctcttaactctttttttgcaaaatcatgctcacccaaccttgtttgctttcctttgcccttgcttTTCAACACATTAACTTCTGGGTCTTTAAAAAAAACATCAAGTGGACCCTTTTGTGTTGGCCCTTTAACACTACCAATACTACCAGTACCGCTTCCACTTCCGGTAGATACATtgggtctttttctactttgaggcagcggctcatcatcatcatcatcatacccttcaccaaattgaatatcatcatctaacGATGCTATATTTAGctcatccctgttatttttcttcttttgcatgtactctccaatctcttcttttactgatggaggacattttggacaagctttagtattcctaaaaccgcccacaagatgttgtttcgcccgaaatataccaccttttgttactttacgacaaaatttacatgtggtggtatttctatcattaggatcagcttcaaaataattccatgccGGGTCCGTTTTGGAAGTGATTGACGACATTTATTGGGCTGTTGCAACACAGttccaatttcatcaaaattctcctaattatagaaataaattataaagacttaaaagcaaatttcagcaaccagctgccagcaaaataaattaagcaaaaatgcaagaaataaacaaataaaatacaactaaaGAACTTACAATCTGAAATTATGAATATAGGAGAAGATGTGGGCAGCAGCGGCGGCAGCTTTAGGGCCTTAGCAGCTTCAACTTGAAGAGCTCAAGAGCAGATGAGAAGAggcgaggaagagaggagaagaccgTGGAGTGGGCAGACTCAGTagaggagaatagaagaaaggGTGCGGCTGGAGACTGGAGAGGAAGATCGAGCaagcagcgagctggagaggagaggaagagaggaggcaggcgcggcagagaggaagaggaggatcGGGCTGGggctggagagaaagagaggagggggtcgcagctggagaggagaggaagaagaagatcgggcgagggcgagctggagagaagaggaagagaggaggcaggcgcagCCGCGCGGCtagggctagagaggaagaggaagaatggAAGATCGGGCCAGGGCGAGCGAGCAGCGAGGGCCAGCGAGCAGCGAGTTGGGAGGAGAGGCAAGCACGGTAGATGCTATAGTCGGGAGGAGTGAGGAGCgagcagcgagctggagaggagaggcaagcgcgaCTGGATGCAGTcgggaggagaggcaagcgcgaTTGGGCTGCAAGATTTAAGTAGAAAACCTCAGTTTCATGAGGCACACCTAGGCGCGCCTCACGCCCCAGCGCCTAGGCGCGCAAGGCAAGAGCCTCGCCAAAACCGCCTCGCCTTGGCcaaggcgaggcgccaaactggcgccttaaggcgcctcgcgcctaggcgcgcctttgataactatgaTCCTGGTTGCAAGAAGTACTCAAAGTTATCTTTTTCTATCAAGATGTTGTACAATAAGGCAATAACTAATTGCAATAACAAGTCTTTTAGTCTAAATCGAGAGTTGTTCAAGGATGCTCTTTCAGAAGGTGAAACACTTCCAAACTCTTATTATGAGATCAAGAAATTAATGCGTGATCTTGGCCTTTGCTATATGAAGATAGATGCATGTGTGAATAATAGCATATTATATTGGAAAGAGTATGAACATCTTGATCAATGTCCTAATCTAGCTTGTAAAGCTTCTGGATGGAAGTTTGGTAAGGGTAAACGTAAGAAGATTACTCAAAAGGTGGTTAGatattttcctttgaaacctAGACTCCAAAGATTATTCATGTCCAAAGAAATTGCAGAAGAAATGAGGTGGCATAGAGAAAAACGTGTTGATGATGATACAATTAGGCACGCCGATGCTAAGGAATGGAAAGATTTTGATAAGTTACATAGTTGGTTTGCTCAAGATCCTCGCAATGTGCAGCTAGGCCTTTCTAGTGATGGATTTAACCCATTTGGCAATATGAGCACTAATTACTCCATCTAGCCAGTTATTTTATTGCTCTATAATTTGCCACCTTGGAAATGTATGAAAGATCCGTTTATATTTTTGTCCATACTTATCCCTAGTAAGGATTCTCCTAAAAAGGATATTGGTGTATATTTGCAGCCATTAATAGAGGAGTTGAAAGAATTATGGGAAGAGGGAGTTGAAACATATGACGCATATTCTGGTGATAAGCTTCAATTGCATGCTGCATTGTTATGGACCATAAATGATTTTCCTACATACGAAATGTTATCTGGGTGGAGTACAAATGGAAAGTTAGCTTGTCCTATTTGCAATGAGTGGACATGCACATTTACTTTAAAGAATTGGAAAAAACAATGTTACATGGGTCATCGTGTGGTTCGTCgagtgagtaatctggtcgattatttactagtggcgcctgtaagtgggagcgggtcgttacagtagCATAGTTTTAGTGTGTTGTTGAAACTCAGAGATAGTTTGGTTTATGGTCACTCGAATAGTGAATGAAAGTTAATCGAGTGTCCAATCTTTATCAGGATCTTCTCTTATGATTATTTACTTGTTTGATAATATGATTGAATGTTTGAAATTGTTTGTCCTGAAAATATATGTTCTCGTTGATAGATTTTTTATTCGTGCATTTGAGGATAAACAGTTGTTTCTTGGGCAATAATATTTTGTGATAAgttcttgaatgaatttgattttagattttatttgaaatccTGGGAATGAGGAAAATCTCGTAGAAGTGAATAAATTGTTCATGAattgaagtcttgaaatgtggTTTTCAAGTTCATCCATATAGTGCTACATATTTCCAGCAAGTGTCATAAGATACTAGATTAATCTGTgaagttaatcgagtaagagTGTGTAGATATAGGTCTCTATGgaatattagtcgagtaatgggGAGATGTTACTCGAGTTGCTAAGATAGAATAGATATTTCTAAGAGAAGCTCGAGCTTGTCACTCAAGTGTCATAGGACTAGAATCCTAGTGCTTAAAAAC
This window of the Diospyros lotus cultivar Yz01 chromosome 5, ASM1463336v1, whole genome shotgun sequence genome carries:
- the LOC127801384 gene encoding uncharacterized protein LOC127801384, producing MSSITSKTDPAWNYFEADPNDRNTTTCKFCRKVTKGGIFRAKQHLVGGFRNTKACPKCPPSVKEEIGEYMQKKKNNRDELNIASLDDDIQFGEGYDDDDDEPLPQSRKRPNVSTGSGSGTGSIGSVKGPTQKGPLDVFFKDPEVNVLKSKGKGKQTRLGEHDFAKKELRARVCRSFARWMYDAGIPFNAVTYDSFKVFIEAVGQYGPGVKPPSYHEVRVPLLKQEVEATREMMKDHEEAWAKYGCSILSDGWKDKRERTLINFLVNSPKGSMFLESVDGSSYSKTGEKMFQLLSKCVEKIGVRNVVQVVTDSASNNVLAGRFLEAKYPTLFWTPCAAHCLDLMLEDIFKLPNMKKTFERAVMVNSYIYTRSGLVNMLRRFTDKKELLRPAKTRFATAFITLGRMHSLKSNLRRMFTSEEWMTSKWVKEAGAKKVVEVILMPSFWNNVVFALKVAGPLVRVLRLVDGEKKPAMGYIYEAMDRAKEAIANSFNGDEKKYAPIFQIIDNRWDVQLHRPLHAAGWYLNPEYFYKAEHIDPEIMNGLYECIRKLNPDIKVQDQIDAELSMYNNADGFFGNYMAIRKRAEKSPAEWWASYGMSTPTLQKFAIKILSLTCSSSGCERNWSVFENLHTKRRNRLDQLRLNDLVFVKYNRALRRRYQMRDTIDPIILTDIDESNEWLTGKLDEENDKDDETVFPDDIGDGLTWSNVAAAAGVGEPSYQFRTKQTRSQLGSTSASASTSKRRVTQEIEEEESEAGTEDDEDLEEGEELRDEEEDEGVIEGDDEDIDLDVDDLLDDD